A segment of the Toxotes jaculatrix isolate fToxJac2 chromosome 2, fToxJac2.pri, whole genome shotgun sequence genome:
GTCTCACTTTGTTACAGCATTAACTACACAGCTGATGTGGTTAGTGTGGCAAAAACAGGCAGACATCTTGTATTTTACTACAGAGGCACAGTTTCAACCTTCTTCCTCTTTGAAAGAGtcacacaggaaatgagagaTCTGCACCGTGTAATATCTCACCCCTCTCGAtatctctctttcctctcttccccccTAATTTATTCTGTTATGTTACCTGTTCTGTTTTATCagaatgaagaggaagaagaggaggatgaaatgACGTCCGACCACATGAAGGATTCAGAGGTGAGGTGTTCCTCTTATGCAGGTGCCAGAtgtgtgttcagttttttttttttttttttaaaagtcttctAATGTGTAGCCAGCAACAGTTTGATGAATGATCCACCCAGATATGCTTGTGGAGCAGTTTTACACATTTCATACAAGTTTTATTATTGATTTCATTTTAGGAGCCCAGTAATAAAAGGGTCAAACCTGTGTCAAAGTCCAACAGCCTAACAGGTGTCATAACCCCAGTGAAGACCCCTGCTCTGAAACGCATCGGACAGTCCATTTCGGTaacagtgcacaaacacaaattccTGTTGTTATATGAAATGAACAACCAATCGCTTGTGCATGTAGACAATCGCATACTCTGCTCTTTTCACAGCGGTCCATTAGTTTTCGCACAGAAGCTCGACCTTTGACCCCGGCTCCCCTGCGCACACGCACAAAGGCCTCGTCATTTCCACGCCGGCGCAACAGCCAATGCTGGAGTGACACCGTGGAGAGTCATGACCTCACAGCAAAGGAGATCAAACGTCAAGAGGTGCACAGGGGCAGTGGGCTGTGTTAAGTTCATCTGCACTAACTAAAgtctctatttgtgtgtgtaatataaAGCTATGTGCTTATTTGAGGGTATGTGGGTCAAGCTGTGGGGCTGTGGTTGCAGCGTGGGCGGGTTTATTAGTGAGTACTCCTCATTTCTGTGAAGCAGCTCTACACGGGGATTATGAAAGAGGATGTGAGTTGGCACTGGAGGCTCAACTTCCTTAATTGAACAATCAGCTGTGAAAACTCAGTCTAGCTGTGTTTTAAAccttgtgcaagtgtgtgtttgcattcacACACTGGTGTCCACAGATGCAACCAGTTGTCCTGTTGTCTTAAAAATGCTGACCGGTTTTGGGTCCCCCCTGTAGGTGATCTACGAGCTGACTCAGGGGGAGAGACAACTTATTGAGGACCTCAGTCTGGTTAAGAAGGTACTTGTCCACCAAACGCCTCCACCTGAGTAGAAACCATTGAATATATTTGAACTTCTCTACATTGTAACCAGTCATTCCAACTTCTCACACCTTCATACTCCTGTTTCTGTACCTCACTTGGTTCTCTCTTCACCTTGGCCTCCTGCCCTGTGTGTGCTGCCAGGTGTACTATGAGCCCATGCTGAAGTTGGACATCATGACAGAGAGTGAGCTTGGGCAGATCTTTGGTACTCTGGACTCTCTCATTCCTCTACATGAAGGTAAATCATCTCTCTGCTTTtgcactctctctcctcttatCTCGATTTCCACCCATGCATCAGCATACCTCCTCATTTCCTGGTAAGGTGTAAGGCAGGTTTAGCTGCACAAAAATTAGTCATTGTCAGTTGTTGAGTTTCAGTGGAATCATATCTATCTATCATATCTATATTATTCACGTTCTCTCTTCACAGAATTCTGACCAAATTAATTGTTCAAAGCAAACAGGAATTTAAGTTCAATACTCTATTGTAAAAAGTAAACACTTAAAAGACTTTGTATCAGCTTATAGCTACAATGCATGTGTTCATAGTCCTttattaaatgtatatatatcgctcataaatattttttttggggggggggggtggttaaAACATTATACAACTGGGTAATAGTGGAACACAATTCGCTGCTTTgaacaatattttatttgtgaGTTTACACACCTTTGCCATGTGTTGACTGTGTGCAATATATTAATTTTGGAAGTCTTGTGGTTTATATTGTGATATTAATTTTAATAACATTGCCCAGCCCCAAAATCAAGTGTGTAAAGCCACACAGGGAGAGTGTTCATTGATTCACTTGTGGTTACATGTGAACTACACAACAGATGTCGTTTCTTTTTTAGGCACTGAAAGTTTGATGAGTTTAGTCTGATATTTCTGTATCTGTTTTCGAGCAGTGTTAACATCCAGCTCTCAAAAGTCAGTACGAATTTCTTTCTGaatattctgtttttcatttcacatcagaTCTTCTGAGTCGTCTTGAGCGGCTGAGGGGATCAGAGAAGACAGTCGGAGAGGTGGGGCCTACTCTCATGGACTGGGTGAGTATctccatggaaaccacagagagaagagaagaagagaaaatggcacAATCCACCTTCACTCTTTCCAGTTCCTGTATTTCCTCTATTATGTTCCTCTCTATCTGGAGTCACAGAGTTCAGTCTGTGTACATCTCTGCTTTGATCTGACTTGAAATTTCTTGCCTCATTGCTCcatccaccccccaccctcactATTCCTCTCTGCAGTTCCCTTGCTTGGAGGCCTATGTTACATATTGCTGTAACCAAGTGGGGGCCAAAGCTCTTCTGGACCAGAAAAAGCATGAGAAGAGAGTGGAGCACTTCCTGCGCCTGTGTCAGGAGTCTTCATTCAGCAGGAAGCTGGACCTGTGGAATTTCCTGGATCTCCCTCGAAGCCGTTTGGTCAAATACCCCCTTTTGCTGAAAGAGATACAGAAGTGCACACCGCCAGAGCACCCTGATGAGGACACACTGCCTGATGCTGTGAGTTAGTGTGCTACACATTCAcgtacacatgcatacacacgtGAAggataatcataatcataatcataatcataataataataataataataataataataataataataataataataataataataataatgacaattgATTGCTGAGTCAAAATGTCCATCCTCTGGACTTGCAGACTTTGGTGTTAGATGCTGCGAAATGTCCGAGGGCACAGAGACGGGAGACGATGAAATGCACAAGATGGACAGTTCAGATTTCGCTTGTTTCCGTGGCTATAACAAACCTCACTCAGGATCTGTAATTTATATCCACACTGGCACTTTATGCAAGAAGTGTGCAGAGTCTGCTGCTTTAGGTGGACCTGATTTTGATGGAGCATGAACACTGACATttgtctgtctgactctctAGATTATAACATATAAATCCAAATCATTAAATCCTAAAACTGttattatatgtgtgtgcaatatcaaatatcaatcagtatcaaataaatgttttacatttaggCTTTTAGGTAGTGGCTTAAACAGAGCAGTGTACCCACTGTTCTTTTTCCAGATTATAGGTGTGGGAACATGCAGACATATAAATCTGCCATCTGCACAGTGGCACCTCCACATGGCAGCAAGAGATAACTGTTTTATGAAACATGAACTTCACCAAGCAGTGGTCCTTTGATGTGCTATTAATAACTTGACAATAGTTGTATTCATAAACTTGTAATTACTTTATACCAAAGAACACTCAAGtaattataaatgaaaaaaatctgttgctgtTGAGGAGATAGTCTGCCTCTTTCTGTAGACATTTAAGGTTTACATATTACTACATGTGTaattcacacacattttgctaGTATTTTGCAAGTATTGTGAGAGTGGTATCCTATTTAACTCCAGCCCAGAATTCCCATTTCAACACTATAGTGTCTCAGTTGAGGTTGCGGATGCTGTGTAACACTTTGCTCTGCTCAGTTGGAGCTCATCCAGAGCATTGTGGCGGAGGTGAACAAGAAGACGGGGGAGGCTGAGTGTCAGTTCTACAGGCGGGGTCTTACCTACCTCGAAGAGAGCCAGAGGCTACCAGAGATCCAGCAGTCCCGCTTCCTCTACTGCCATGGAGAGCTCAAGAACAACAAGGGCCAGGTAGCGACTCTCCATTTTTGTGTTGAACTCTTCTGGTTT
Coding sequences within it:
- the arhgef3l gene encoding rho guanine nucleotide exchange factor (GEF) 3, like, producing the protein MEVEETGKTRTSWSPPGETHSLFCDHAGKKRKQDPAPEPVIRITENEEEEEEDEMTSDHMKDSEEPSNKRVKPVSKSNSLTGVITPVKTPALKRIGQSISRSISFRTEARPLTPAPLRTRTKASSFPRRRNSQCWSDTVESHDLTAKEIKRQEVIYELTQGERQLIEDLSLVKKVYYEPMLKLDIMTESELGQIFGTLDSLIPLHEDLLSRLERLRGSEKTVGEVGPTLMDWFPCLEAYVTYCCNQVGAKALLDQKKHEKRVEHFLRLCQESSFSRKLDLWNFLDLPRSRLVKYPLLLKEIQKCTPPEHPDEDTLPDALELIQSIVAEVNKKTGEAECQFYRRGLTYLEESQRLPEIQQSRFLYCHGELKNNKGQRLHVFLFELALVLTRPGEGSHVFHVYRQPLPNALINLEEIPDGEASGGGTFRGAFTGGNDKVKNCFRVSSRGRSKAHPYSLQANDSFSKQQWITCLRQAIVQSRDRNAHTSQSQISPHPDPALYHIAELSLSSDTEMAEHTSR